The following are encoded together in the Glycine max cultivar Williams 82 chromosome 8, Glycine_max_v4.0, whole genome shotgun sequence genome:
- the LOC100792247 gene encoding 50S ribosomal protein L15, giving the protein MLRRRLSVLSTSITRSSNYSKPSLGYPSIQSHPFQLPHSPSAYQIISPNAFPDFQGFRAYSLLSLNDLRDKVPRKQPTRKGRGIGSGKGKTAGRGHKGQRARKGIKLGFEGGQTPLRRRLPKRGFKNPFSLTFQPIGLGKIAKFINAGKIDSSELITMKTLKDAGVLGKQMKDGVRLMGRGSEQIKWPIHLEVSRVTVRAKEAVEAAGGSVRRVYYNKLGLKALVKPEWFEKKGRLLPKAARPPPKQKDKVDSIGRLPAPTKPFPFLVEASKDLPVQHLS; this is encoded by the exons ATGCTCAGACGGAGGCTATCTGTTCTCTCAACATCAATCACCAGAAGCTCAAATTATAGCAAACCCAGTCTCGGATACCCATCTATCCAATCTCATCCCTTTCAGCTCCCTCACTCTCCCAGTGCTTATCAAATAATTAGTCCTAATGCATTCccggattttcaaggttttagAGCTTACAGTCTTCTGAGCTTGAATGATCTGAGAGATAAGGTTCCCAGAAAACAGCCGACGAGGAAGGGGCGTGGGATTGGGTCTGGAAAGGGCAAGACTGCAGGGAGGGGTCACAAGGGTCAGAGAGCCAGAAAAGGTATAAAATTGGGGTTCGAAGGAGGTCAGACCCCTCTTCGCCGAAGATTACCCAAACGTGGGTTCAAGAACCCATTTAGCCTCACTTTTCAG CCAATAGGTTTGGGGAAAATTGCAAAGTTTATTAATGCTGGGAAGATAGATTCTTCTGAACTGATTACAATGAAAACACTAAAG GATGCAGGGGTACTAGGGAAGCAAATGAAAGATGGAGTAAGATTGATGGGGCGTGGTTCTGAGCAGATCAAGTGGCCAATTCATCTAGAG GTATCAAGGGTTACTGTTAGGGCTAAGGAAGCAGTTGAAGCAGCTGGTGGGTCTGTGAGAAGGGTGTATTACAATAAGTTGGGCTTGAAGGCACTGGTGAAGCCTGAGTGGtttgaaaagaaaggaagattGCTGCCTAAAGCAGCTAGACCTCCTCCAAAGCAAAAGGATAAAGTTGATAGCATTGGTCGGTTGCCTGCCCCAACAAAGCCATTTCCATTTTTAGTTGAAGCAAGCAAGGATCTTCCAGTTCAGCATCTTAGTTGA
- the LOC100792775 gene encoding peroxidase 7-like precursor (The RefSeq protein has 3 substitutions compared to this genomic sequence) codes for MRLHYLTLFLLLVPLELSTIYGLSTQGNVPKKSSIKPLLPPPEALLSIGHYHATCPDAEGIISQKVAAWVKKDPTLAPAIIRLHFHDCAVMGCDASILLDHPGSERTALESRTLRGFQLIDDIKSELEKKCPRTASCADILTAAARDATLLAGGPFWEVPFGRKDGKISLAREANLVPHGHENITALITFFQERGLDILDLVTLSGSHTIGRSTCSSIMDRIYNFNGTKKPDPSLNVFFLKLLRKRCKRVMDLVHLDVITPRTFDTTYYTNLMRKVGLLSTDQSLFSDARTAPFVEAFATQPFLFTSQFSVSMVKLGNVQVLTRPNEGEIRVNCNYVNTV; via the exons ATGAGGCTCCACTACCTTACCCTTTTCCTCCTTTTGGTCCCTTTGGAGTTGAGCACCATTTATGGTCTCTCTACACAAGGAAATGTGCCTAAGAAATCATCCATCAAGCCCTTATTACCACCCCCTGAGGCCTTGCTGTCCATTGGTCACTATCACACAACATGTCCTGATGCTGAAGGCATCATCTCACAAAAGGTTGCTGCTTGGGTTAAGAAGGACCCTACATTGGCCCCTGCCATCATACGCCTTCATTTCCATGACTGTGCTGTTATG GGATGCGATGCATCAATATTGCTCAACCATCCAGGGAGTGAGAGGACTGCATTAGAGAGCAGAACCCTGAGAGGATTCCAATTGATTGATGATATCAAGAGTGAGTTAGAAAAAAAGTGTCCAAGGACAGTCTCTTGTGCTGACATTCTTACTGCAGCAGCTAGAGATGCCACTCTTTTGGCTGGAGGACCATTCTGGGAAGTCCCATTTGGCAGAAAAGATGGCAAGATTTCCTTAGCCAGAGAGGCCAATTTGGTCCCTCATGGCCATGAAAACATAACAGCCCTTATTACATTCTTTCAAGAAAGAGGTTTAGACATTCTTGACTTGGTCACTCTCTCAGGCTCACACACAATTGGGAGGAGCACTTGTTCTTCTATCATGGATAGGATTTACAACTTCAATGGGACTAAAAAGCCAGATCCCTCACTAAATGTCTTTTTCTTGAAGTTGTTGAGGAAAAGGTGCAAAAGGGTGATGGATTTGGTGCACCTTGATGTCATAACCCCTAGGACTTTTGACACAACCTATTACACTAACCTTATGAGGAAAGTGGGGTTATTGTCAACAGATCAGTCACTTTTTTCAGATGCAAGGACTGCTCCTTTTGTTGAAGCATTTGCAACACaaccttttcttttcactaGCCAGTTTTCAGTGTCAATGGTGAAGCTTGGGAATGTTCAAGTTCTGACTAGGCCTAATGAAGGTGAAATAAGGGTTAATTGCAATTATGTCAATACTGTCTAA